The following DNA comes from Denticeps clupeoides unplaced genomic scaffold, fDenClu1.1, whole genome shotgun sequence.
tttttaATGCCAGTCTGTCCAGACAAGTCTGTGCTGTTGGAACAGAAGCTTTTTAGCTGCTTTTGGTATTATTTGTCTGAGTTTGTCATGTTTGAAGACGCTCTCTTGAAATTTTTTCCTGCTGCTTCTGTGGCTGCATTTCatctctcattcacacactcctGCACTGAATAACCAGCCTTCTGCTGTCGGTTGTGTGCATCCAGTGAAGGTTGTTGCACTGCCACTCATATTTTTATCATcattacaatgtaaaaaattaaatatgccactaatatgaatataataaatgtaatataataattttacaaCTTCATCTGCTGTTATTCAAACAACACCCAGTGATGCCTCATTGCAGGTTTGAAGAAATACATAaagcaatataaaatatattcagtGACCATAGGAGACATAatcattcacagaaaaaaaagaagtctaTAACCTGCTTGAATGTGAAGTAAAAATCTCTCTAATATTGTCCTCTGTTTAGCACAGGGAAGCAGTGGGATTAAACCATAgctgtcatttgtttaatgtgcCTTTTCTCATCCctgtagttaaaaaatattagttaaaAAGCCAGAGCTTCCCATTGGTGGACAAATGTAATGTATATGGCAGCTTGGAATGAGCACAAAgttgtgggaggagcttcagTGAGAAACCTGCGGCTCTATCTTCTCCCCAGATTTTGGTCCAGCGTCTGTGACCCATGAGGATCTGATCATTCCAGGGCGATGTGAGAAATGAAAATCTTGGTCATTCTCATCTGTTCCCTTCTGGTCCTAAAAATCGATCTTGCATCAGGAGGTTTGTGGTTTTATATATGGTTCAACATTCATAtaaatgtctctctctttctctctgtggagttttaatattttgttaacCTTTTATGCTCTTGTGAGTGGACAACACACTCTGGTCTTTGATCTAAAATAAAGTGGAGAACAGTTTAGATATGTGTTGGTGGGAGGGACTGTTGGTGTTGCTTGGTATGGGTGGTGGACTAATGTTCCTTCCGGGGTTTCTTGACAACTCAGTTCACATCTCGTCCTTGTCTGGGCCTGTCTTGTTAAATATAATGTGGCCTGTTGGCTGCTCACTGTGTGACTGCAGCTCATAGTTTATCATcatataacaataacaaaaatgtaaacattattatttataagaacTTCATTTGAACCGCGCTAGTATGTGAAACCTCTTCCATGTGGGAGGAGCTGCAGTGAGAAACCTGAAGCTCTGACTTCTGCCCATATTTAAGTGACGCTGATGTTCTCTACAATCATCATTGGTCACTGGTAAACTGTaatgaatgcaggaagatacaacCAATTTCCACAGGGTTCTCTACTGGTCTAATGAGTGTAACCCCTGATGAACTTGTCGTTTTAGGGCATTTGACTCATCTGGCAAAATGACAATCCTGCTCATTCtcgtcttttcttttctggtcTTTAAAAGCAGTCAGGGGGtttgtgtttatataaatgaaacacagcaagtacagcacatggtgacctctgcttttaacccatcacccttagtgaaaggcacccggggagcagtgtgtgtggggatggactTTGCTCATGGGAACTTCAATGGCATTTTGGCAGGATTTTAACCTCCAAATAAACTTCACACGCTTTGAACTAAGCAGTACTTTTATGTTTCCTAAGCCTGAAtttggtaggtggtagtagtctagtgggtaagactcttgcctatgaaccagaagacccaggctcaaatactgtgtccctgtgcaagacacttaacccaaaccCAAAAacttaaccctgtaactactgattgtaagttgctctggataaggccgtctgataaatgctgtaaatgtaaatgtcagttgTTGTTAAAATTGTTGGCTAAATGAATGTAAGTGGGTCACAGTACTTTGGTTCCAAATACTTTCAAAGTACAGAGAAAAACTAGAAAACTACGACCCAAATACCCATATGGTTGCAAGGGAAGAGCTTCAATTATTCAGAAAATTAGTGATTGTAAATCAAATTGTTACCCTCTGGTAAATAAAAGTGGTCACTTCAGAAGGAGCCAGATGGATTTCTGCCAAGGCTCAGCAAATTATAGTCCGCTATGTGTTGAGTACTGCTGATTTTACATTCCTACTTCACATACCTGTGCAGGTTTGATGCATCtgtggccaatcagaatcattcacatttacggcatttattagacacccttatccagagggacttacaatcagtagttacagtagttatGTCTGAAGTACAGTGTGCCTTCTGCTCGGTTACATAAATAATTCCACGAAATGAATGAATCACAACTTCCAAGTCCGAGTCAAGTCTCAAGTCCAGTCACGACATTTtcattcacggcatttatcagacgcccttatccagagcgacttacaatcagtagttacagggacagtcccccccctggagacactcagggttaagtttcttgctcagagacacaatggtagtaagtgagatttgaacctgggtcttctggttaataggtgagtgtgttacccactaggttactaccacccataatcagtaattattaaattatgaatCAGTATTGTTGCTTGACAGTCTTGAGATCTGAAGCTGTCAGCCAAACCCATCATTTAGATGCCCACTATGTTAATATTTATTGAACATACAGTAgctatttgtattttatttatctgtttatgtgttttatttcaaattattcaCACACTACATTTAATAGTATAAGTAATCTTTTGTAGGGAGTATTGAATATATTGTTTTTAGTATCTAAAATATTATTCAGTAGTTATATTTATCCCCCTTGAAGAAGAGGgtaatttagatatttttattgattttttttgttgtgtttaatatttatttacaggttcTCGTTCCCTGCAGTACTTCTACACTGGAGTGACGCGGGGAATTAACTTCCCAGAATTCACTGCTGTCGGCATGATGGAtggagaacagtttatgtactATGACAGTAACATCAGGCAAGCGATTCCCAAGGTGGACTGGATCAAGAATAATGTAGGACCAGAACACTGGACCAGACAAACCCAGATTTTTCAGGGAACTGAAGCCGTATACAAAGTCAATATCGGTACACTGATGCAGCGTTTTAACCAGTCAGGCGGTGAGTAGAAATCTAATCctggttttaaataataattatcttGGTCATTAGTTATATCTCATATTTAAACTACATATAGTTCGAATGGAGTCATTTTTAGTTTATCAAAGTTCCATGACCATACAAGACAAGACAGGAAGCAGCACCTTAATCAGtatgttgctggttcgaatcccgatcctccaaggtgtcactgggcaccgtccccacacacgtccccactgctcaccaagggtgatggttaaaagcagaggacatattttgttgtatcacagtgctgcagtgtttcacaatgacaatcacttaaaataaaaagaccagataataataaaacactaaaATCTGACACTGCAAATCAGTTTTCTGACTGTTGTTCTGACATTAGAGAATTTAAAAGAAGAGAAATACAATTGACTATAAAAAGATAACTTATTAATGTAGGTGTAAAGGATGCACATCAGCATTCAGTCACCCATGCACACCAGTTGGTGTCAAAAAGGgaggttttatttctgtgggaacacagcagggttcAGTCAGTGaccctcctctcatcctacaAGACACAGGCTTCTATTTTTTCCAGAACCGTGTGTACGGCAGAACGCTGCACGCGATTATATTACAGAGTATAGGGAAACTTTTTTTGGCTAACAAGAAATGATCCAGAACCTTTATATTATTGTGGCTAATGCAGTCAAGTCCTGAGTCTTTTCTAACAGACGTTTAATCTTCTTTAGCCTTCAAAACTACAAACTATGGGCAGAGATTTGAGCCAgtagaaactgaaattgaattgtatGAACCGAATCTGAATGTTCTAAATTGCATCTGAATTCCAAGGAAATTGAAACTGTATTTTACAGGTATAAAACTGTAGCGCAAATTCCTATCTCCAGCAGAAGATTTAAGAGAAGATTAGTTAAATCAACTCTCTGAAGACTCAGAGCTTCATCTCCACTTGGTCTGAGTAAAATACAAATTACCAGACAAACTGAATTGAAAGTTACACAAaacttcagcatttttatttactgaataatgtgaggaaatgaacatttttagcGTTTTCTTCAGCTTCATCAAGTGACTCAGTTACTGTCTGGAGACGCTTGAAAGGGTGAAATTCACCAGAATTTACTGTCGGAACCGCAGCCATTTTTATTAGATAACTGGTGGCTCATAGTAATAAGTCaccatttaaaaagtaaatcagGACCAGGATTCGGTGGCTGGAGAATAAAGTGACAGCGCTGCTGTAAAGGTgggagagaaaagaaacagaaacggTTCCCACGTTGCGTGGAGCAGCTGAGCGTGAAGTTCAGTAGCAGCACAGCGCTGGTTTTACTGCTGAATACTCCAGACACAGCAGGACGTCTTCAGCCTGAACGTTGTAGACGGTGACAGATTCTACTTCTATAATGCAGTCATGAGACCAGAAACACTCAGCTCTTCACTCCTTATAAATGTAGAGGCACAAACTCACACTTGTACACGCACATTTTTAACAGGGCGAGTaaaatgaaagacattttatttcttagACTCCCAGTTTGGTTACAGAACAGATTGTTTGCAatgtttctgtttaaaaaacTTTCAGACAGCCCTACTGGAGACCAGATTAAATGTTCTTGTGCTTGAACTTCACCCTTcaccccacctctctctcaAATGACCATAAAATCCTCTCTACTTGTGGTCAGGTCCTGCTGGTCTGGACtcagttctgctgctgctgttgattTGCTGTTGTTTGAACATTCAGATCATCACCTGCACCTTCAGGCAACGCGTGTATTTTGCTGTGATCCTGTAACATGATCCATAACATTTACTGTACAAGCATCTTGTAAATATGAtcatcacaaataaaaatggcatCAATTTTTAATAAGGCTGGTCAAGTCcagctgaaaaaaagaagcaaaaccGACctaattaatatgaataattatCAGTGTGAATTACAGAGCCCTCCTGTCATCTATCTTCTCTAAACAGAAGTTTCTAAACACAGAATAAAACTTTCCCATGATTCCCTGTAACCCCACCCTCTATACTCCCCACCACAGACTACAGATAACAGTGCCAGCTGCTCTGTGTTTTATTCCGTGTTACAACGTACAGCACCTCTTTCTGCAGAAGCTTCACTAAAATAGATGcggaaaaaaacaaagaatctCCGGTAAATAGAACAGAAATGAGAAGGTTGAGAAACGCGCTGATCTGGGCTTCATGTGCAGCAGAAACTGAGAGAAACAGATTcttcatgtgtgtctgtgtcgtGTATTGATGAGACGTTCACAGATAGAAGtcaaataaaagacattttattgttcAGACCCGGAGCAGGAGGGTCCTGACTCCaccaggagaaggagaagattTGTGATCTTTTGTGCTTGTTTTTGAACGTCAAACATTTATCATTcaactttagttttttgttctgagttaatttttaattaagagAGCAGTATTTCAGTTTGAGACCCTTGAGACTTTTCttacaagaaagaaaaaatgaagaaaagctTTTAAACATAGTTGTACTATGAAATATCTTTATCAAATGCATATATAAAGAGACTAAGATCCACACATTCACCCtgaaaatacagtaaatacagtaaaatcacACACTGGCACAGATATAAACTCCCCTTCTGTCTTATTTTCTCTTTACAGGAATCCACATTGTACAGTTTATGTACGGCTGTGAGTTGGATGGTGAGACTGGAGTTACAGACGGATACGAGCAGTTTGGttacgatggagcagattttctcTACCTGGATTTGAGGAGCACATCTTGGGTTGCTCCAGTTCCACAGGCTGTAATCACCAAACAGAAATGGGATGTAGCTGATGCTGAGTATACCAAGAACTACCTGACCCATGAATGTATTTACTGGCTGAAGAAGTATGTTTACTATGGAATGTAcagtctggagagaaaaggtacagcagcacacaggacaacgagaaacacaaacactgtttatgtgttattattaagatCAGAAAATATTCTTATAATcgattacatttaaaaacacattaaataagcaAAAAGCATCCAGTAGACGTGATAATGTTaagaataacatttactaaCAACACAGTAAAACAGAGACAAAACGTACACAGGAATCTATAAatttatgcatatttaaatatctgAAGATTGTGGAATATAAAATGAGTGTTTGTTGGAGGATCTGCTGATATGAAGACGTCCTGtttctctccctgtccccctcctctattcctgtctctagtccctcctcaggtgtctctgctgcagacagacccctcctctccagtggtctgtcacgctacaggtttctaccctgataaggtgatgatcagctggcagaaagatggacaggacctgcatgaagatgtaCATGTGAATGAGACGTTGCCCAACCATgacagaaccttccagaaacgtgcagaactcaaagtggcccctgatgtgtggaagaagaaccagttc
Coding sequences within:
- the LOC114774180 gene encoding BOLA class I histocompatibility antigen, alpha chain BL3-7-like isoform X1 translates to MKILVILICSLLVLKIDLASGGSRSLQYFYTGVTRGINFPEFTAVGMMDGEQFMYYDSNIRQAIPKVDWIKNNVGPEHWTRQTQIFQGTEAVYKVNIGTLMQRFNQSGGIHIVQFMYGCELDGETGVTDGYEQFGYDGADFLYLDLRSTSWVAPVPQAVITKQKWDVADAEYTKNYLTHECIYWLKKYVYYGMYSLERKVPPQVSLLQTDPSSPVVCHATGFYPDKVMISWQKDGQDLHEDVHVNETLPNHDRTFQKRAELKVAPDVWKKNQFTCVVEHKSGDPIHMILTDEKIRTNSPGNNVLFIIAGSVVAALVLIAVVVGVVMVVKRRSGYKKARREYYTQLSAPASQSGLRLQQTEI
- the LOC114774180 gene encoding BOLA class I histocompatibility antigen, alpha chain BL3-7-like isoform X2, yielding MKILVILICSLLVLKIDLASGGSRSLQYFYTGVTRGINFPEFTAVGMMDGEQFMYYDSNIRQAIPKVDWIKNNVGPEHWTRQTQIFQGTEAVYKVNIGTLMQRFNQSGGIHIVQFMYGCELDGETGVTDGYEQFGYDGADFLYLDLRSTSWVAPVPQAVITKQKWDVADAEYTKNYLTHECIYWLKKYVYYGMYSLERKVPPQVSLLQTDPSSPVVCHATGFYPDKVMISWQKDGQDLHEDVHVNETLPNHDRTFQKRAELKVAPDVWKKNQFTCVVEHKSGDPIHMILTDEKIRTNSPDCLCRTRQ